CATGAGGGCCGTCAGATGGCTCCACCGATCCGGTCGGGGATCGGTGCGCAGGGTGGTGTAGCCACAACTGGCGACCACCAGGCTGATGCGCGGCTCGTGAATCGCCGCCATGATGGAACCATAGGCCCCGTGGGAATGGCCGATGATTCCGATACGCCGTTTGTCCACATCGCCCCGCAAGTGAAGAAAGTCCACCACCCGGGAAATGTCCCAGTTCATCTTGCCGAAATAGGACCACTTCGGGTGGCGCTCGTAGAGCTTCATCGCATCGTGGTAGGGCTGCTCACCCGCGGGGATCCGCTCGCCGAAGCCAATCGCGTCGGGCACGATGCAGATATAACCGCGTTTCGCCAGTTCATCCGCGAAGGCCATCTCCGGGTCACCCGTGATGCCGCAGGCCTCATCTTTGCCTGGGGCCTGTGTCTGGTGGAGCACGATCATCGTGGGGGCCGGTGTGGAAACGGGTTTATCGGGCAGGAGCAGGTAGGCGGGAATAGCGTCATTCCACTCGCCGGGAATGTACAGGTGGATGCGCACGTAGCCCTCCATCGTCTCCGTGCCGAACATTTCCGGATCGGTTTTCACCCGCTCCAGTTCACCGGGCTGGCCCAGGATCGCCGCCAGGGTGGCCTTGATGTCATCGCGCTTGGCCTCCCAGGCGGCCGGGGTCGAAATCTTCTCCGTGGCGCCGGGCGCTGGATCGAGGAGGGGCAGCAGAGTCTTGAGGCCCGCCTGGGGCGTATTCAGGGCGGGCTTCTGCTCGCCCGTGGCCTTCTGCCAGTCTTCCCAGACGAAGCCGGGCCAGGCGGATGCGGCCTGCGCGATGGAGAACAGGATCGCGGCGGCGATCACGGCGGTCAGACGATTCTTCATGGTCGGTTCCTTCTCAATCCTTGCGCTTCGCGCCCCCGCGTGGGCTAGTATACGGGCGCGGGCCTCCCCCCGGCATGTGCCGCCCGCGACGGATTGTTATACGAATAAAGGAACTCGAAATGCCAGCTTCCCCCCGCCCCCCCCTTGGCGCCGCGATCGTCGGTGCGGGTTTCATGGGCCAGACCTACGCCCGCTGTATTACGACCCTGGTGCCGGACTTGACCCTGCGCGCGGTGGCCGTGGGAAGCCGCGCGGGCGCGCTGGCGGAGGAGTACGGCGTCGCGCTGGAACCGAACCTGGAGGCGCTGCTGGCCCGGGACGACATCGACGTGGTGTGCATCGCGACGCCCCACGGGGTCCACGGGGCGCAGGCCCTGGCGGCGGCCGAGGCGGGCAAGCACCTCCTCATCGACAAGCCCATGGCCTGCACGGCGGCGGAATGCGATGCGATCCTGGCGGCCTGCGCGGAGCGCGAGCTGCGCTGCGACATCACCTATACCCAGCGACAGCGCATCGTCAACACGGAAATGAAACGACTCATCGACGAAGGCGCCCTGGGGCGGGTGCTGCACATTCACAATACGCAGGTGGTGCCCGAGGGCATGAAGACCACGCCGCAGTGGCAGTTGAGAAAAGAGAACGTGGGCGTTCTCATGGGGCACGGCATCCACAACATCGACCAGATCCGCTGGCTCACCGGCCGGGAGGTGGTGAAGGTTTTCGGCAAGGTGCGCGCCTTTGGACCCGACTATGAAGTCGACTCGACCTCCGACCTGGTGCTCACGTTGGAAGATGGCACCGTGTGCACGATCTTCTGCACCTTCGAGGCGACCGCGCCGGGCATTCCCCGCATGGGCGGCTCCACCCAGGTGCTCCTGGAGCGCGGCAGCATCGACGCCGACTGGTACGGCGAACTCCGGGTGGCGGAGCAGGGCGGGGAATGGCGCGTGGTGGCGGCGCAGGAGAAAATCGACTGGCAGGGCAAGGGATTTCTCGATCCCGTGCGACTCGCCACGTATGCGAAGACCCTGCAGGCGCTGGTCGACGGCATTTACAGCGGCGATCTGCGGGGGACCGGTTGGGACGGACGGCAGGCGGTGGCCATCGCCGAAGCGGCCTACGAATCCAGCAGAACGGGTCAAGAGATTAGCCTCTGATTACAAATTTGTAATCTCAGCACATCCAGATCCGTAACCCACGGGTGGCACCCTTCCGCCGAGGCAAGGATCAAGCGCCAGAGGCCGCAGCCGTGCAGTACGCTGCGACTCCACATATCAGGCGCTCCGACCCTGCCATAGCCGGAGGAATTCCGCCATGCTTCGATGGGCCACAATTGCTTCACTGGTCGCGCTGAATCTCAGCATCTGGTATGGACCCTTTGAGTCCATCCGCGCCACAACCACCGCGGGCGACGGCACGGCGCAATCCACGACTACGGCCGAATTACTCGCCCACGAAGGCAATCTGGACGCTGCACTGACGGCGTACCGGGATGCGGTATCCGCGCGGCCGGAGGATCCGACGGCCCACTTCGAGTACGCCCTGTTCTGCTACATGTACGCCGACTATCTGCGCGACGAAGCCGGATGGCGAATGGAGAACATCGTGTTGACGGTGCGGGACGGATTCTACCGAGCCCGGCGACTCGCGCCGGACAATTTTGAGCTGGCGTCGCAGTACGCCCTCTATCTCATGGACACCGAGTTCTTCGGCCAGTCGGTCAGCCGCGATCAGACGCTGGAGGCCTGGGACCATGTCATCGCTCT
The Candidatus Hydrogenedentota bacterium genome window above contains:
- a CDS encoding Gfo/Idh/MocA family oxidoreductase, whose amino-acid sequence is MPASPRPPLGAAIVGAGFMGQTYARCITTLVPDLTLRAVAVGSRAGALAEEYGVALEPNLEALLARDDIDVVCIATPHGVHGAQALAAAEAGKHLLIDKPMACTAAECDAILAACAERELRCDITYTQRQRIVNTEMKRLIDEGALGRVLHIHNTQVVPEGMKTTPQWQLRKENVGVLMGHGIHNIDQIRWLTGREVVKVFGKVRAFGPDYEVDSTSDLVLTLEDGTVCTIFCTFEATAPGIPRMGGSTQVLLERGSIDADWYGELRVAEQGGEWRVVAAQEKIDWQGKGFLDPVRLATYAKTLQALVDGIYSGDLRGTGWDGRQAVAIAEAAYESSRTGQEISL
- a CDS encoding tetratricopeptide repeat protein, with product MLRWATIASLVALNLSIWYGPFESIRATTTAGDGTAQSTTTAELLAHEGNLDAALTAYRDAVSARPEDPTAHFEYALFCYMYADYLRDEAGWRMENIVLTVRDGFYRARRLAPDNFELASQYALYLMDTEFFGQSVSRDQTLEAWDHVIALIQERHSDDPAWPFFTEHLSYALLQRARTESRYGETANAEATLAEVRKLSPEFRIPTHLE
- a CDS encoding alpha/beta fold hydrolase, translated to MKNRLTAVIAAAILFSIAQAASAWPGFVWEDWQKATGEQKPALNTPQAGLKTLLPLLDPAPGATEKISTPAAWEAKRDDIKATLAAILGQPGELERVKTDPEMFGTETMEGYVRIHLYIPGEWNDAIPAYLLLPDKPVSTPAPTMIVLHQTQAPGKDEACGITGDPEMAFADELAKRGYICIVPDAIGFGERIPAGEQPYHDAMKLYERHPKWSYFGKMNWDISRVVDFLHLRGDVDKRRIGIIGHSHGAYGSIMAAIHEPRISLVVASCGYTTLRTDPRPDRWSHLTALMPRMGFYVEDVASAPLDWHEIAACLAPRPYFNWATLEDDIFPETANLADVYEQIKSVYAIYGKESRFHGELVPGKHRFPKEGREMAYAWIDQQFGVKR